A segment of the Ruegeria sp. AD91A genome:
CCATTGGTGAATCCAGCCTGGATTGCAAAGCGCATATCGTTGCAGTCCAGTGTATAGGGCATGATCAGTTGATCCTTGCCCCCTGCCTTGGTCCAGTATGGCAGATCGTCGGCGTAGCTGTCGGCGATATAGGCAAAGTCGCCTTCCTCGGCGGCCAGTTCGACCGTTTTCATCGAACAGCGGCCCGTATACCAACCACGGGGCGGCTGACCCGTAACCTCTGTGTGCAGCCGGATTGCTTCGCGGATTTGGGCGCGCTCTTCTTCGGCGTCCATGTCCTTGTGTTCAATCCACTTCAAACCGTGGCTGGCTATCTCCCATCCTGCGTGCTTCATCGCCGCAACCTGGGCAGGAGCACGGGCCAAGGCGGTTGCAACGCCATAGACTGTAACAGGCAGATCCTGCAGAAGGTGATGCACGCGCCAGAACCCCGCGCGGCTGCCGTATTCGTAGATCGATTCCATGTTCCAATGCCGTTGCCCAGGCCAAGGGGCGGCTCCGGTGATCTCGGACAGAAACGCTTCGGATGCGGCATCGCCGTGCAGAACGTTGTTTTCACCGCCCTCTTCGTAGTTCAGCACGATCTGAATTGCGATTTTGGCATTGGCCGGCCAGTTTGCTTTGGGAACTTGCCCACCGTAACCGGTCATGTCTCGTGGATAAGGCTTCACATCGGTTTCCTTCTTCATGAATTGATCAATACCCCAGATAATCAAATATGTTTTTCAAAAAATACTGAAAGCAGCTTCCCACAGACTGCCTTTGCCCCTTGGGGCGAAAACAGACTAGTAACTGTATAACTTGAGGAGTAGCGCAAATGACCGGTTACCTTACAACACATGTTCTGGATACGGCGCGAGGGTGTCCCGCCGAAGGATTGAAGATCGAACTGTTCCGCATTGAAGGTGCAAACCGCGAGTTGCTGAAAACTCTGGTCACCAATGACGACGGCAGGACCGACAAACAAATTCTGCCCGAGGCAGAGTTTTCAACAGGTGAATACGAACTTGTCTTCCATGCCGGAGATTACCTTGATGCCTCTGGCACACCACCTGAAAACCCACGCTTTCTGAACGTCATCCCGATCCGCTTTGGAATGTCCGAACACTCGCATTACCACGTGCCTCTGCTGCTTTCACCCTTCGGATACGCGACCTATCGCGGCAGCTGAGCGTCCTACCGGGACGTATTTGCTGCCGCAATCGACGACCCGATGCGTTCTATTATGAATTCCATGAAAAGCCGCGTTTTGGGGTCCTGCATACGGCGGTGCGTAAACAGACATGCCATCTGAATTGGTTCCGGCGGCGTCTTCTCTGCCACCGGAACCAGATTTCCCGCCTTGAGATGCTGCGCAATCTCAAATTTCGGCTTCAACGCGATGCCATGCCCGCCAAGCGCCCAGTCTGTCAGCACGTCGCCGTCGTCTGACTCGAAACGTCCGGAAACCCGGAACCGTTTTGGCCCCGCATCGGTCCTCAAGAGCCATTGAAACTCGGTCGCGCCGGGGAACCGCAAATTGAGACACTCGTGCTCATCAGCGATTAACGCGTCACCGCTTTCGGGCATCCCACGTTTTTTGATGTATTTCGGAGATGCACAAAGCACCCTTTCGACATCGGCGATCTTGCGAATACGCAAGTTGCTGTCTTCTGGCTGACCCAGGAAAAAAGCCAGGTCCAGACCCTCGGTTGTCAGATCAACCTTTCGGTCCGTCAGCCTCAGCCTGACGTTCACCTCGGGGTACTCGGCAAGAAACTTTGGGACCTGCGGTGCTATCAACCGACGCCCAACCCCCAAGGGCGCGGCGACATAGAGTGACCCTTTCAGGTTCTCGGTAAGATTGACGATCTGGGCTTCGGCACTTTCGACTGCTTCTAGGATCTCTGCTGCGCCACGATAGAAAGATTTTCCCTGCTCGGTGGGCGTCAGGCTGCGTGTCGTGCGTTGGAACAAACGCACGCCAAGATGCTCTTCCAATTGCGATATACGCGCCGACGTAACAGCTGGCGAAACCCTCAAATCACGGCCCGCGGCAGACATGCTGCCCAGTTCGTAGACCCGGACAAAGGTTCTGATGTTATCAAGGTAGGACATTTTTTTGCATTTTTTGATACTGCTTGGTCTTTGCCAGCAATACCAGAACAAAACACACTCGCATAGAGTAACCGGAACTATAGAATCTTAGGAGCAAAGCCATGTATGACTTGGCCGTAATGTGGGAGTGGATCGCCTTTTCCGTCCGTTGGCTGCATGTGATCACCGCGATGGCGTGGATTGGTGCGTCATTCTACTTTATCGCGCTGGACCTCATGTTGAAGCCAAACCCTGCCTTGCCGGACGGGGCCTACGGCGAAGAATGGGAAGTACATGGCGGCGGTTTCTACCACACCGTCAAGTATCTGGTTGCGCCCTCGCGCATGCCCGAGCACCTGACCTGGCACAAATGGCAGAGTTACACGACCTGGCTGTCGGGCGCGGCGTTGCTCATGATCATATATTGGGTCGGGGGCGAGTTGTTCCTGCTTGATCCGACCAAAGTGGACCTGGCGCTGTGGCAGGGGATCCTGATTTCTGGCGGATCGCTGACCATTGGCTGGCTGGTCTACGACCAGATGTGCAAATCGAAGCTGAGTGATCACCCGACCGTTCTGATGCTGCTGTTGTTCGTGATCCTGGTGATCATGTCGTGGGGTTACAACCAGATCTTCACCGGTCGCGCCGCGCTTTTGCATCTTGGAGCCTTCACTGCGACAATCATGACGGCCAACGTGTTCTTTCAGATCATGCCGAACCAACGGATCGTGGTCGAAGACCTCAAGGCCGGTCGGACGCCTGATGCCAAATACGGCAAGATCGCCAAGGTACGATCCACGCATAACAACTACCTGACTTTGCCGGTCGTTTTCCTGATGCTGTCGAACCACTATCCGCTTGCTTTCGGCACCGAGTATTCCTGGATCATCGCCAGCCTGATCTTTCTGACGGGCGTCACCATCCGTCACTACTTCAACACGATGCATGCAACCGGGAAAGGCCCGCACTGGACTTGGGGGGTGACGGTTCTGCTAATGGTCGTGATCGCCTGGCTGTCTTCGGTGAGAAACACTGAGACATGGGAGGACGCCGAAGCGCGTGACCTGACGCCATACGAACAGAAATTTGCGTCAGCCGCGGGCTTCGAAGACGCCTATGACACGGTCTTGGGTAATTGCTCGATGTGCCACGCCCGCGAGCCGGTGTACGACACCATGAAATGGGCCCCGAAGAAGGTCTATCTTGAGACACCCGGCGATGTCGCCCGCAACGCCGACCAAATCTATCTGCAAGCCGGCATCAGCCATGCAATGCCACCACCATCTGCAGTGCAAATGGATGAAGAGGCACGCCAAACCATCATCGCATGGGTGCGTGAGGTCAGAGACCAATAGACGCCTGCGCGCAAAACGAAGATTGTTAACCGGGTCGTAAGCCCGGTTTTTTTTCTTTATGCGAAAAAGCGTTTGCTGTGCTGCGCGATGTGTTCGACAAACAGACGCACCTTGGGGTCTTGCAGC
Coding sequences within it:
- a CDS encoding LysR family transcriptional regulator is translated as MSYLDNIRTFVRVYELGSMSAAGRDLRVSPAVTSARISQLEEHLGVRLFQRTTRSLTPTEQGKSFYRGAAEILEAVESAEAQIVNLTENLKGSLYVAAPLGVGRRLIAPQVPKFLAEYPEVNVRLRLTDRKVDLTTEGLDLAFFLGQPEDSNLRIRKIADVERVLCASPKYIKKRGMPESGDALIADEHECLNLRFPGATEFQWLLRTDAGPKRFRVSGRFESDDGDVLTDWALGGHGIALKPKFEIAQHLKAGNLVPVAEKTPPEPIQMACLFTHRRMQDPKTRLFMEFIIERIGSSIAAANTSR
- the uraH gene encoding hydroxyisourate hydrolase yields the protein MTGYLTTHVLDTARGCPAEGLKIELFRIEGANRELLKTLVTNDDGRTDKQILPEAEFSTGEYELVFHAGDYLDASGTPPENPRFLNVIPIRFGMSEHSHYHVPLLLSPFGYATYRGS
- a CDS encoding urate hydroxylase PuuD translates to MYDLAVMWEWIAFSVRWLHVITAMAWIGASFYFIALDLMLKPNPALPDGAYGEEWEVHGGGFYHTVKYLVAPSRMPEHLTWHKWQSYTTWLSGAALLMIIYWVGGELFLLDPTKVDLALWQGILISGGSLTIGWLVYDQMCKSKLSDHPTVLMLLLFVILVIMSWGYNQIFTGRAALLHLGAFTATIMTANVFFQIMPNQRIVVEDLKAGRTPDAKYGKIAKVRSTHNNYLTLPVVFLMLSNHYPLAFGTEYSWIIASLIFLTGVTIRHYFNTMHATGKGPHWTWGVTVLLMVVIAWLSSVRNTETWEDAEARDLTPYEQKFASAAGFEDAYDTVLGNCSMCHAREPVYDTMKWAPKKVYLETPGDVARNADQIYLQAGISHAMPPPSAVQMDEEARQTIIAWVREVRDQ